The following coding sequences are from one Pseudomonas mendocina window:
- a CDS encoding methionine ABC transporter ATP-binding protein, giving the protein MIQFQSVHKAYRVAGREIPALQPTTLQVGSGQVFGIIGHSGAGKSTLLRLINRLEEPSGGRIEIDGIDVTALDAGGLRRFRQQVGMIFQHFNLLSSKTVADNIAMPLRLAGELSRAEIDARVAELLARVGLQDHANKYPAQLSGGQKQRVGIARALSTRPKILLCDEATSALDPQTTTAVLQLLAEINRELGLTIVLITHEMDVIRRVCDRVAVMDAGVIVEEGPVAEVFLHPKHPTTRRFVQESEHVDEAEQRDDFAHVEGRILRLTFQGDATYAPLLGTVARETGVDYSILAGRIDRIKDTPYGQLTLALTGGDIDAALARFGAADVHLEVLR; this is encoded by the coding sequence GTGATCCAGTTTCAATCCGTCCACAAGGCCTACCGCGTCGCAGGCCGCGAGATTCCGGCACTGCAGCCCACCACGCTGCAGGTCGGCAGCGGCCAGGTGTTCGGCATCATCGGCCATTCCGGCGCCGGCAAGAGCACCCTGCTGCGCCTGATCAACCGCCTGGAGGAACCTTCCGGCGGTCGCATCGAGATCGACGGCATCGACGTCACCGCACTCGACGCAGGCGGCCTGCGCCGCTTCCGCCAACAGGTCGGGATGATCTTCCAGCACTTCAACCTGCTGTCGTCGAAGACCGTCGCTGACAACATCGCCATGCCGCTGCGCCTGGCCGGCGAGCTGAGCCGCGCCGAGATCGACGCCCGCGTCGCCGAGCTGCTGGCCCGCGTCGGCCTGCAGGATCACGCCAACAAATACCCAGCGCAGCTCTCCGGTGGGCAGAAGCAGCGCGTTGGCATCGCCCGTGCGCTGAGCACGCGGCCAAAGATCCTGCTGTGCGACGAGGCCACCAGCGCCCTCGACCCGCAAACCACTACTGCCGTGCTGCAGTTGCTGGCCGAGATCAACCGCGAGCTGGGCCTGACCATCGTACTGATCACCCACGAAATGGACGTGATTCGCCGCGTCTGCGACCGCGTGGCGGTGATGGATGCCGGCGTCATCGTCGAGGAAGGCCCGGTAGCCGAGGTGTTCCTGCACCCGAAGCACCCGACCACACGGCGCTTCGTGCAGGAGTCCGAGCACGTCGACGAGGCCGAACAGCGCGATGACTTCGCCCATGTCGAAGGCCGCATCCTACGCCTGACCTTCCAGGGCGACGCGACCTACGCGCCGCTGCTGGGCACCGTGGCCCGTGAAACCGGAGTGGACTACAGCATCCTCGCCGGGCGCATCGACCGCATCAAGGACACTCCCTACGGCCAGCTCACCCTGGCCCTGACCGGTGGCGACATCGACGCCGCGCTGGCGCGCTTCGGCGCCGCCGACGTGCATCTGGAGGTACTGCGCTGA
- a CDS encoding PA5502 family lipoprotein codes for MKSFAFRGLPLFLVLLLVGCQNTPSPSVPPVDDLVIAFRQLDLSLAEERLDDARGQLSALQQRASRDTRLEQYQRQLAEAYMQQGQEALQQGDLDRAAQALGQARSLMPQAPALSHDLNQAIDSARSARQAAAEQQAREAAAKLDAERMEQLRQQRLASERQAAAKTATAPTAASQPTPVVESTPKARLIDPSAATSVVALPMLDSQDNENLRRLLDGVAADVVTFRCAVRIEVREAKDYPWVAALLSARIKKLDPSFRPQLSQKIAPQQVPRLLLSPQRN; via the coding sequence ATGAAGTCGTTCGCTTTTCGTGGTCTTCCTCTTTTTCTGGTTCTGCTGCTGGTCGGCTGCCAGAACACGCCGTCGCCCAGCGTGCCGCCTGTCGATGATCTGGTCATCGCCTTCCGCCAGCTCGACCTGAGCCTGGCCGAAGAACGCCTTGACGATGCGCGCGGTCAGCTCAGCGCGCTGCAGCAACGCGCCAGCCGCGACACGCGCCTGGAGCAGTACCAGCGCCAACTGGCCGAAGCCTACATGCAGCAAGGCCAGGAAGCGCTGCAACAGGGTGATCTGGATCGCGCCGCGCAGGCGCTGGGCCAGGCTCGCAGCCTGATGCCGCAAGCCCCGGCCCTGAGCCATGACCTCAACCAGGCCATCGACAGCGCCCGCTCTGCCCGCCAGGCAGCAGCCGAGCAGCAGGCCCGCGAAGCGGCCGCCAAGCTCGATGCCGAGCGCATGGAACAACTGCGCCAGCAACGCCTGGCCAGTGAACGCCAGGCCGCGGCCAAGACAGCAACCGCTCCCACAGCTGCGAGCCAGCCGACACCCGTGGTCGAGAGCACACCCAAAGCACGCCTGATCGACCCGAGCGCCGCCACCAGCGTCGTGGCGTTGCCTATGCTGGACAGCCAGGACAACGAAAACCTGCGCCGGCTGCTCGACGGCGTGGCCGCCGATGTCGTGACCTTTCGCTGTGCGGTGCGCATCGAAGTACGCGAGGCCAAGGATTACCCCTGGGTCGCGGCGCTGCTCTCGGCGCGGATCAAGAAGCTCGACCCGAGCTTCCGTCCGCAGTTGAGCCAGAAGATCGCGCCACAACAGGTACCGCGCCTGCTGTTGAGCCCACAACGCAACTAA
- the znuB gene encoding zinc ABC transporter permease subunit ZnuB, with protein MPDFLLNALLAGLTLALVAGPLGSFVVWRRMAYFGDTLSHAALLGVALGLMLDVSPTLTVTVGCVLLAVLLVTLQQRQPLASDTLLGILAHSTLSLGLVALSFMHDVRIDLMSYLFGDLLAVSPTDLAWIMGGSALVLAVLAWLWRPLLAITVHEELARVEGLPVAAIRLALMLLIAVVIAVAMKIVGVLLITSLLIIPAAAAQRHARTPEQMAIGASLLGLVAVCAGLSLSWYQDTPAGPSIVVSAAALFLASFALPKRNT; from the coding sequence ATGCCCGATTTTCTTCTCAACGCCCTGCTCGCCGGCCTGACGCTGGCCCTGGTAGCCGGCCCACTCGGCTCCTTCGTCGTGTGGCGGCGCATGGCCTATTTTGGCGACACCCTGTCCCATGCCGCCCTGCTCGGCGTAGCGCTGGGCCTGATGCTCGACGTCAGCCCAACCCTCACCGTGACCGTCGGCTGCGTGCTGCTGGCTGTGCTGCTGGTGACCTTGCAGCAGCGCCAGCCGCTGGCCTCCGACACCCTGCTCGGTATCCTCGCCCACAGCACCCTGTCACTGGGCCTGGTGGCGTTGAGCTTCATGCACGACGTGCGCATCGACCTGATGAGCTATCTGTTCGGCGACCTGCTCGCCGTCAGCCCTACCGACCTGGCCTGGATCATGGGGGGGAGCGCGCTGGTGCTGGCAGTGCTGGCCTGGCTGTGGCGCCCCCTGCTGGCAATCACGGTGCATGAAGAGTTGGCGCGGGTCGAAGGCCTGCCGGTAGCAGCGATTCGCCTGGCGTTGATGCTGCTGATCGCCGTGGTGATCGCTGTGGCGATGAAGATCGTCGGCGTGCTGCTGATCACCTCGTTGCTGATCATCCCGGCCGCTGCTGCCCAGCGCCATGCGCGCACGCCGGAGCAGATGGCGATAGGCGCCAGCCTGCTCGGCCTGGTGGCCGTGTGTGCAGGGCTCAGCCTGTCCTGGTACCAGGACACACCCGCAGGTCCGTCCATCGTGGTCAGCGCAGCCGCGCTGTTTCTGGCCAGCTTCGCGTTGCCCAAGCGCAACACCTGA